Proteins co-encoded in one Capnocytophaga ochracea DSM 7271 genomic window:
- the gltX gene encoding glutamate--tRNA ligase, whose amino-acid sequence MVRVRFAPSPTGALHIGGVRTALFNYLFAKKHGGDFLLRIEDTDQNRYVEGAEQYIINSLNWLGLTYDEGVGKEGKHAPYRQSERKPLYKQYADTLINNGWAYYAFDTAEALDTARKEAEAKGETFIYNWATRDALQNSLSLSKEEVQQRLERGDEYVIRFKMPHNEQLKMNDMIRGEVTIDTSTLDDKVLFKSDGMPTYHLANIVDDHLMEITHVIRGEEWLPSMALHLLLYRAFGWQAPAFAHLPLILKPVGNGKLSKRDGIKLGFPVFPMDWTENGETLKGFSGEGYFPEALINFLALLGWNPGTDEEIFTIEQLVRLFDLEKVHKAGARFDPEKIKWFNHQYLQMKPNAELATLFQKDLTQRGVTVPMATIEKVVGLIKERATFVSDFWELSKFFFEAPAQYDEKALKKQWKEQTPEIVKEVSEVLKNTSNFTSVVLEEAVKQYMETKSLGFGQVMPPLRLALVGELKGPHVFDIIEVIGKEETLRRLDALLSAEK is encoded by the coding sequence ATGGTTAGAGTTAGATTTGCTCCCAGTCCTACGGGAGCATTGCATATCGGAGGCGTACGTACCGCCCTATTTAATTATTTGTTCGCCAAAAAGCACGGCGGTGATTTTTTACTTCGCATAGAAGATACCGACCAAAATCGCTATGTTGAAGGCGCAGAACAGTACATCATAAATTCTCTCAATTGGTTAGGTCTTACTTACGACGAGGGAGTAGGCAAAGAAGGCAAACACGCCCCTTATCGCCAAAGTGAGCGCAAACCGTTATACAAACAATATGCCGATACCCTTATCAATAACGGTTGGGCATACTACGCTTTTGATACTGCTGAGGCATTAGATACAGCTCGCAAGGAAGCAGAAGCCAAAGGAGAGACCTTTATATACAATTGGGCTACACGTGATGCATTGCAAAACTCACTTTCACTTAGCAAAGAAGAAGTACAACAACGCTTAGAGCGTGGTGATGAGTATGTGATTCGCTTTAAAATGCCACATAACGAACAGCTAAAAATGAACGATATGATTCGTGGTGAAGTAACTATTGATACGAGTACCTTAGACGATAAAGTGCTCTTCAAAAGCGACGGAATGCCTACTTACCACTTGGCAAATATCGTAGACGATCACTTAATGGAAATCACTCACGTGATACGCGGTGAAGAGTGGTTGCCTTCTATGGCATTGCACCTATTGCTCTATCGCGCTTTTGGTTGGCAAGCTCCTGCTTTTGCACACTTACCTCTTATCCTCAAACCGGTGGGTAATGGTAAGCTCAGCAAGCGTGACGGTATCAAATTAGGCTTCCCTGTCTTCCCAATGGATTGGACAGAGAATGGCGAAACCCTCAAAGGTTTTAGTGGAGAAGGGTATTTCCCCGAAGCACTTATCAACTTTTTAGCACTCTTGGGTTGGAATCCTGGTACCGATGAAGAAATCTTCACTATCGAGCAACTCGTGCGACTCTTCGATTTGGAAAAAGTACATAAGGCAGGGGCTCGCTTTGACCCTGAAAAGATAAAGTGGTTCAACCACCAATACCTACAAATGAAGCCTAATGCAGAATTAGCTACCCTTTTCCAAAAAGACCTTACCCAAAGAGGCGTTACAGTTCCGATGGCTACGATAGAGAAAGTAGTTGGTCTCATCAAAGAGCGTGCTACCTTTGTGAGTGATTTTTGGGAACTTAGCAAATTCTTTTTTGAAGCTCCTGCTCAGTACGACGAAAAGGCACTCAAAAAACAATGGAAAGAGCAAACTCCTGAAATCGTAAAAGAAGTAAGTGAGGTACTTAAAAACACATCTAATTTTACCTCAGTAGTTTTAGAAGAAGCAGTAAAACAATATATGGAAACTAAAAGCTTAGGCTTTGGACAAGTGATGCCTCCGTTGCGTTTAGCCT
- the gyrA gene encoding DNA gyrase subunit A, whose translation MTEGEKLIPVDISDEMKSAYIDYSMSVIVSRALPDVRDGLKPVHRRVLYGMYDMGVLSNRPYKKSAAIVGEVLGKYHPHGDTAVYDTMVRMAQYWSLRYMLVDGQGNFGSMGGDPPAAMRYTEARMRKFSEEMLSDIDKETVDHQLTYDDSREEPIVLPTRIPNLLVNGSAGIAVGMATNMAPHNLNEVIDGTIAYIDNNDIEIDELIKYIKAPDFPTGGIIYGYEGVKEAFKTGRGRVIIRAKAEFQEIKGKDCIVVTEVPYQVDTSVLLKKTSDLVKEGRLEGITDVRDESARGKIRIVYILKRDAVPNVVLNNLFKHTELQTSFSVNNIALVKGRPQLLNLKDLIFHFVEHRYDVVYRRTDYELRKAKERIHILEGYMKVMATEDTMGKAIEIIRFHDKPKEDLIAEFDLTDVQAEAILALALRRINKVLIQQTKEEYEEKLAEIRDLEDILARKERRTEIIKEELLEIKEKYGDERRSTIEYAGGEFSVEDMIPDDKMVITISHAGYIKRTQLSEYKTQSRGGVGQKASTTRDQDFLEHLFVSSNHQYLLFFTQKGKCFWMRVYEIPEGSKTAKGRAIQNLINIESDDKIKAFVSVQNLKDEDYISNNYLIMATKKGIVKKTLLKEYSRPRQNGINAITIKEGDELIEAKLTSGSSQLMLAVKSGRAIRFAEDKVRAVGRNSQGVRGIDLDTENDEVVGMIAIENPREETVLVVSENGYGKRSYIDDPETHEAVYRITNRGGKGVKTISITEKTGQLVAIKSVLEGEDLMIINKSGIAIRLSIDTLRILGRATQGVKLINIKGKDSIAAVTKVMKEDDDESTEEAPTNDNEPLDTQE comes from the coding sequence ATGACAGAAGGAGAAAAACTGATTCCTGTAGACATCAGCGATGAAATGAAATCTGCCTATATCGATTATTCGATGTCGGTAATCGTTTCACGTGCATTGCCCGATGTTCGTGATGGTTTAAAACCTGTACACCGCCGTGTACTTTACGGTATGTACGATATGGGAGTGCTCAGCAATCGCCCTTATAAAAAGTCAGCTGCCATTGTGGGTGAGGTTCTTGGTAAATACCACCCTCACGGCGATACAGCTGTTTACGATACTATGGTGCGTATGGCACAATATTGGAGTTTACGCTATATGCTTGTAGACGGACAAGGTAACTTCGGTTCAATGGGTGGTGACCCCCCTGCCGCAATGCGTTATACCGAAGCCCGTATGCGTAAATTCTCCGAAGAAATGCTCTCAGATATCGACAAGGAGACAGTTGACCACCAACTTACTTATGACGACTCTCGCGAAGAGCCTATCGTACTCCCTACACGCATCCCTAACCTATTGGTGAACGGTTCAGCAGGTATCGCAGTAGGTATGGCTACTAATATGGCTCCTCATAACCTTAATGAAGTTATCGATGGAACTATTGCTTATATCGACAATAACGATATTGAAATCGATGAACTCATTAAATATATTAAAGCTCCTGATTTTCCTACGGGAGGTATTATCTATGGCTATGAAGGCGTAAAAGAAGCCTTCAAAACAGGACGCGGACGAGTAATCATTCGTGCCAAAGCTGAGTTTCAAGAAATAAAAGGCAAAGATTGTATTGTAGTAACCGAAGTCCCTTATCAAGTCGATACATCTGTGCTTTTGAAAAAAACATCTGACCTCGTAAAAGAAGGTAGGTTAGAGGGTATCACCGATGTACGCGATGAATCAGCTCGTGGTAAAATACGTATCGTTTATATTCTCAAACGCGACGCCGTGCCTAATGTAGTGCTCAACAATCTCTTTAAGCATACCGAGCTACAAACCTCATTTAGTGTTAATAACATCGCCTTAGTAAAAGGGCGCCCTCAGTTGTTAAACCTTAAAGACCTTATCTTTCACTTCGTAGAACACCGTTATGACGTAGTGTATAGGCGTACCGACTATGAACTTCGCAAAGCCAAAGAGCGTATTCATATTTTAGAAGGGTATATGAAGGTGATGGCAACCGAGGATACTATGGGTAAAGCTATTGAGATTATCCGTTTCCACGATAAACCTAAAGAAGATTTAATTGCCGAATTCGACCTTACCGATGTACAAGCCGAAGCTATCTTGGCGTTAGCACTACGTCGTATCAATAAGGTTCTTATCCAACAAACAAAAGAAGAATACGAAGAAAAGCTGGCTGAAATACGCGATTTAGAAGATATCTTAGCTCGCAAAGAACGTCGTACCGAAATTATTAAGGAAGAACTACTAGAAATAAAAGAGAAGTATGGCGATGAGCGTCGTTCTACCATTGAATACGCAGGGGGCGAATTCAGTGTAGAAGATATGATTCCTGATGATAAAATGGTAATTACCATTTCACACGCAGGCTATATCAAACGCACTCAGCTTAGTGAATATAAGACCCAAAGCCGTGGCGGTGTAGGACAAAAAGCCTCTACCACACGCGACCAAGATTTCTTAGAACACCTCTTTGTAAGTTCTAATCACCAATATTTATTATTCTTTACTCAAAAAGGTAAGTGTTTCTGGATGCGTGTATACGAAATACCAGAAGGTAGCAAAACTGCCAAAGGTCGTGCTATACAAAACCTTATCAATATCGAATCCGATGATAAGATTAAGGCTTTCGTGAGTGTACAAAACCTCAAAGATGAAGACTACATCAGCAACAATTACCTCATTATGGCTACTAAAAAGGGTATTGTTAAGAAAACGCTTCTCAAAGAATACTCTCGTCCACGCCAGAATGGCATCAATGCCATCACTATTAAAGAAGGTGACGAACTTATCGAAGCAAAACTTACCTCAGGCAGTAGCCAGTTGATGTTAGCCGTGAAATCAGGTCGTGCGATTCGTTTTGCCGAAGACAAAGTGCGTGCCGTAGGGCGTAATTCGCAAGGGGTTCGTGGTATCGACTTAGATACTGAAAATGATGAGGTAGTAGGTATGATTGCTATTGAAAACCCACGCGAAGAGACTGTATTGGTAGTATCAGAAAACGGCTATGGTAAACGTTCCTATATTGATGACCCCGAAACACACGAAGCCGTATATCGTATTACTAACCGTGGTGGTAAAGGGGTAAAAACCATTTCTATTACCGAGAAAACAGGTCAGTTAGTAGCCATTAAAAGCGTATTAGAAGGTGAAGATTTGATGATTATCAATAAATCAGGTATTGCTATTCGTTTATCAATCGATACCCTTCGTATTTTAGGACGTGCTACTCAAGGCGTAAAACTCATCAATATCAAAGGTAAAGACTCTATTGCCGCCGTTACTAAGGTAATGAAAGAAGATGACGATGAGAGCACTGAAGAAGCTCCTACTAATGATAATGAACCTTTAGATACTCAGGAATAA
- a CDS encoding YraN family protein has protein sequence MAMHNDLGNEGEQDAVNFLIEKGHTILERNFRFGHAEIDIISQKGNILHITEVKTRSSSAYGEPESFVNQQKIELLVKATDFYIKKKDLDVEIQFDIISIVKNNAEFSLNYIEDAFYPF, from the coding sequence ATGGCAATGCACAACGATTTAGGAAATGAAGGAGAACAAGATGCCGTAAACTTCCTAATTGAAAAAGGTCATACTATTTTAGAACGCAATTTTAGGTTTGGGCACGCCGAGATTGATATCATTTCGCAAAAAGGTAATATTTTGCATATCACAGAAGTAAAAACACGTAGCTCAAGTGCTTATGGTGAACCCGAGAGCTTTGTAAATCAGCAAAAGATAGAACTATTAGTGAAAGCTACCGATTTTTATATAAAGAAAAAAGACTTAGATGTAGAAATACAATTCGATATTATATCCATCGTAAAAAACAATGCAGAATTTAGCTTAAACTACATAGAAGACGCTTTTTATCCTTTTTAA